A region from the Peromyscus leucopus breed LL Stock chromosome 9, UCI_PerLeu_2.1, whole genome shotgun sequence genome encodes:
- the Mettl3 gene encoding N6-adenosine-methyltransferase catalytic subunit, whose translation MSDTWSSIQAHKKQLDSLRERLQRRRKQDSGHLDLRNPEAALSPTFRSDSPVPTAPTSSGPKPSTTSVVPELATDPELEKKLLHHLSDLALTLPTDAVSIRLAISTPDAPATQDGVESLLQKFAAQELIEVKRGLLQDDAHPTLVTYADHSKLSAMMGAVADKKGLGEAAGSITGQKRRAEQDSTTVAAFASSLASGLTSSASEPAKEPPKKSRKHAASDVDLEIESLLNQQSTKEQQSKKVSQEILELLNTTTAKEQSIVEKFRSRGRAQVQEFCDYGTKEECMKASDADRPCRKLHFRRIINKHTDESLGDCSFLNTCFHMDTCKYVHYEIDACMDSEGPSSKEHTPSQELALTQSVGGDSSADRLFPPQWICCDIRYLDVSILGKFAVVMADPPWDIHMELPYGTLTDDEMRRLNIPVLQDDGFLFLWVTGRAMELGRECLNLWGYERVDEIIWVKTNQLQRIIRTGRTGHWLNHGKEHCLVGVKGNPQGFNQGLDCDVIVAEVRSTSHKPDEIYGMIERLSPGTRKIELFGRPHNVQPNWITLGNQLDGIHLLDPDVVARFKQRYPDGIISKPKNL comes from the exons ATGTCGGACACGTGGAGCTCTATCCAGGCCCACAAGAAACAGCTGGATTCGCTTCGTGAGCGGCTGCAGCGGAGGCGGAAGCAGGACTCGGGGCACTTGG ATTTAAGGAATCCAGAAGCAGCACTGTCCCCAACCTTCCGTAGTGATAGCCCAGTGCCAACTGCACCCACCTCTAGTGGCCCTAAGCCCAGCACTACTTCTGTGGTCCCTGAGTTAGCTACAGACCCTGAGCTGGAGAAGAAGTTGCTCCACCACCTCTCAGATCTGGCCTTAACCTTGCCCACTGATGCTGTTTCCATTCGTCTTGCCATCTCTACG CCAGATGCACCTGCTACTCAAGATGGGGTGGAAAGCCTTCTACAGAAATTTGCAGCTCAGGAGTTGATTGAGGTAAAGCGAGGTCTCCTACAAGATGATGCACATCCCACTCTCGTAACTTATGCTGACCACTCCaagctctctgccatgatgggtGCTGTGGCCGACAAGAAAGGCCTTGGAGAAGCAGCAGGGTCTATCACAGGGCAGAAACGGCGTGCAGAACAGGACTCGACTACCGTGGCTGCCTTTGCCAGCTCTTTAGCATCAGGTTTGACCTCTTCAGCATCAGAACCAGCTAAGGAGCCGCctaagaaatcaaggaaacatgCTGCCTCAGATGTTGATCTGGAGATAGAAAGTCTTTTGAACCAACAGTCTACTAAAGAACAACAGAGCAAGAAG GTCAGTCAGGAGATCCTAGAGCTATTAAATACCACAACAGCCAAGGAACAGTCCATTGTTGAAAAGTTCCGCTCTCGAGGTCGGGCCCAGGTGCAAGAATTTTGTGACTATGGGACCAAGGAAGAGTGCATGAAAGCCAGTGATGCTGACCGTCCTTGTCGCAAGCTGCACTTCAG ACGAATTATCAATAAGCACACTGATGAGTCTTTAGGTGACTGCTCTTTCCTTAACACATGTTTCCACATGGATACCTGCAAATATGTTCACTATGAAATTGATGCTTGCATGGATTCGGAGGGTCCTAGCAGCAAGGAGCATACGCCAAGCCAGGAGCTTGCTCTTACGCAGAGTGTTGGTGGCGACTCCAGTGCAGATCGACTCTTTCCACCTCAG TGGATCTGTTGTGATATCCGCTACCTGGACGTCAGTATCTTGGGCAAATTTGCAGTTGTGATGGCTGACCCACCTTGGGATATTCACATGGAGCTACCATATGGGACCTTAACAGATGATGAGATGCGCAGGCTCAATATACCAGTACTGCAGGATGAtggctttcttttcctctggGTCACAGGCAG GGCCATGGAATTGGGCAGAGAGTGTCTGAACCTCTGGGG CTATGAACGGGTGGATGAGATCATCTGGGTGAAGACTAATCAACTACAGCGCATCATCAGGACAGGCCGCACAGGCCACTGGCTGAACCACGGAAAGGAACACTGCTTG GTTGGTGTCAAAGGAAATCCCCAAGGCTTCAACCAGGGTCTGGATTGTGATGTGATTGTAGCTGAG gtTCGTTCCACCAGTCATAAACCAGATGAAATATATGGCATGATTGAGAGATTGTCCCCTGGGACCCGCAAGATTGAGTTATTTGGACGACCACACAATGTGCAACCCAACTG